One segment of Rubripirellula amarantea DNA contains the following:
- a CDS encoding inositol monophosphatase family protein has translation MNQSTELLLAATTAAQRGGDILMRYLRDGVEMRAKSHEGAKTYDLVSDADIESENAIAKHLHSKYPTHHLLGEENLHAEADSDNLWIIDPLDGTNNFAHGVLHFGVSIAYYCKGTPIVAAVFNPARDEMYTAIAGGGAFLNGRAIEVSRDGKLSQSLIGCGFYYDRGEMMKKTLAAIESFFAEDIHGIRRFGTASLDLCQVASGQFGGFFEYQLSPWDFAAGALILTEAGGKITTARGDELPIEKTSVLASNGLLHDAMLTITKAHHP, from the coding sequence GTGAATCAGTCCACTGAACTACTACTTGCGGCAACCACCGCTGCTCAACGCGGTGGCGACATCCTGATGCGATACCTTCGCGACGGAGTTGAAATGCGAGCAAAGTCGCATGAAGGTGCCAAGACGTATGACCTCGTTAGCGACGCGGACATCGAAAGCGAGAACGCGATCGCGAAGCATCTGCATTCCAAGTACCCCACTCACCATTTGCTGGGCGAAGAAAACTTGCATGCCGAAGCGGACTCAGACAATCTATGGATCATCGACCCACTCGATGGAACGAACAACTTTGCTCATGGTGTTCTGCATTTCGGTGTTTCGATTGCCTACTACTGCAAGGGAACGCCCATCGTCGCAGCAGTCTTCAATCCCGCTCGCGATGAAATGTACACGGCGATCGCAGGAGGCGGTGCTTTCTTGAACGGCCGCGCGATCGAAGTCAGTCGTGATGGCAAGTTGTCACAATCGCTGATCGGCTGCGGATTCTACTACGATCGTGGTGAAATGATGAAGAAAACTCTCGCTGCAATCGAGTCATTCTTCGCAGAGGATATTCACGGAATTCGCCGGTTCGGAACCGCCTCACTTGATCTATGCCAAGTCGCCTCGGGTCAGTTTGGTGGTTTCTTTGAATACCAACTTTCGCCATGGGATTTTGCTGCGGGTGCTTTGATCCTGACCGAAGCCGGCGGGAAGATTACGACCGCAAGAGGCGACGAATTGCCAATCGAGAAGACCAGTGTGTTGGCGAGCAACGGTCTCTTGCATGACGCGATGCTTACCATTACCAAAGCCCATCATCCTTAG
- a CDS encoding glycosyltransferase family 2 protein, protein MCQIFADVVFVIPTFNEQESVGELASQIKSVCEANSINFKIVFVDDGSSDESWNVIERLSTETSQVVGLRLRRNFGKAAALEAGIRASSGELIITMDADLQDDPQEIPRFLTALGQASDRDGKDVVSGWKRVRHDPWHKILPSRAFNFLVSRLTGVHLHDHNCGFKAYRREVFDDVHLYGERHRFVPVLAASKGWRIGEIEVKHHARKFGHSKYGLSRLLKGFLDLLSVYLITGYSGRPFHLIGTGGMVCFGLGGLGIVYLSTMWCLTRLIDSMPILHLHETAIFYYCILAMLLGSQFLLAGLLAELLVSRTSQDHLGYSISERTDSRLRSEKT, encoded by the coding sequence TTGTGTCAAATCTTCGCTGACGTTGTTTTCGTGATCCCTACGTTTAACGAGCAGGAATCAGTAGGCGAACTTGCCTCTCAGATAAAAAGTGTTTGCGAAGCGAATAGCATAAATTTCAAAATCGTCTTCGTTGACGACGGTTCTTCCGATGAATCATGGAACGTTATCGAGCGACTCAGTACCGAAACATCTCAGGTGGTCGGACTACGGTTGCGACGAAATTTTGGAAAAGCGGCAGCTTTAGAAGCCGGCATTCGCGCTAGCTCTGGTGAATTGATCATCACGATGGACGCTGACCTGCAGGACGATCCCCAGGAAATCCCTCGGTTCTTGACCGCGCTTGGCCAAGCGAGCGATCGTGATGGAAAAGATGTGGTCAGTGGATGGAAGCGAGTTCGCCACGATCCATGGCACAAAATATTGCCAAGTCGTGCGTTCAATTTCTTGGTGAGTCGTCTGACTGGCGTTCATTTGCACGATCACAATTGCGGATTTAAAGCTTACCGCCGAGAAGTGTTTGACGACGTCCACCTATATGGCGAGCGACACCGCTTTGTCCCAGTGTTGGCTGCCTCGAAAGGTTGGCGAATAGGCGAGATTGAAGTCAAACACCATGCCCGAAAGTTTGGCCATTCCAAGTATGGACTGTCACGTTTACTGAAAGGTTTTCTGGATCTGTTATCGGTCTACCTGATCACGGGGTACTCAGGGCGTCCATTTCACTTGATTGGAACTGGCGGGATGGTTTGTTTTGGGTTGGGCGGTTTGGGGATCGTTTATCTTTCCACGATGTGGTGTCTGACTCGACTGATCGACTCGATGCCAATTTTGCATCTGCACGAAACGGCTATCTTTTACTACTGCATTTTGGCAATGCTACTCGGTTCGCAGTTTTTGTTAGCTGGTTTGTTGGCTGAGCTGCTTGTGTCACGAACTTCCCAGGATCATCTGGGCTACAGCATCTCTGAGCGTACTGATTCGCGTTTGCGTTCTGAAAAAACATGA
- a CDS encoding aldo/keto reductase: protein MSHPSQPTRPLPTRPLGTHGPEVSEVGFGGWAIGGGWGPQNEAASAAALHLAIEKGITLIDTAAGYGDGQSERLIGQVLRDLRNQGRADNVFVATKTPPAPGPWPPSPYCRWQDRYSAAYLRENVEHRLKNLGTEKIDLLQLHTWTRAWNDDPQPLLVLRQLRDEGKIGLIGISTPEQDQSCVIQLMRDGLVDVVQVIFNLFNQEAAAQILPVAAETGTGVIVRVALDEGALTGKYSADHQFPEDDFRHAYFAGDRMARTSARVGEILQDIEALGLSEEYSLADVALKFVLARREVSSVVVGMRSVDQVTQNTRTSQLRDLTPETINQLRQHHWNRGVWYAGK from the coding sequence ATGTCCCACCCATCGCAGCCGACTCGACCTCTGCCGACGCGACCGCTGGGCACTCATGGCCCCGAAGTATCGGAAGTCGGTTTCGGCGGCTGGGCGATCGGCGGTGGCTGGGGCCCGCAAAATGAAGCCGCTTCGGCTGCCGCACTGCACTTGGCGATCGAAAAAGGCATCACGCTGATCGATACCGCCGCCGGCTATGGTGACGGACAAAGCGAGCGATTAATTGGACAGGTTCTTCGCGATCTTAGAAACCAGGGCCGAGCCGACAATGTTTTTGTTGCAACAAAAACGCCGCCCGCTCCGGGTCCCTGGCCACCGAGTCCCTACTGCCGCTGGCAAGATCGATACAGCGCCGCCTACCTGCGTGAAAATGTGGAACATCGGTTGAAGAATTTGGGAACTGAAAAGATCGACTTGCTGCAACTGCATACCTGGACGAGGGCATGGAACGATGACCCGCAACCGCTGCTTGTGCTGCGTCAGTTGCGAGATGAAGGGAAGATCGGATTGATCGGAATCAGCACTCCTGAACAGGACCAATCGTGCGTGATTCAGTTGATGCGAGACGGACTTGTTGATGTGGTGCAAGTGATTTTCAATCTGTTCAATCAAGAAGCTGCCGCACAAATCCTGCCCGTTGCTGCCGAGACCGGTACCGGCGTGATCGTAAGAGTCGCGTTGGATGAGGGAGCGTTGACAGGGAAGTACTCTGCCGATCATCAGTTCCCCGAAGACGATTTCCGTCACGCTTACTTTGCAGGAGATCGCATGGCGAGAACGTCAGCTCGAGTTGGCGAGATCCTTCAGGACATCGAAGCGTTAGGGTTATCCGAGGAATACTCACTTGCGGATGTCGCCCTCAAATTCGTTTTGGCGCGCCGCGAGGTAAGCAGTGTCGTCGTGGGCATGCGAAGTGTGGATCAAGTCACTCAGAACACTCGCACCAGCCAACTAAGAGACCTAACGCCGGAAACAATCAACCAATTGCGACAACATCACTGGAATCGCGGCGTTTGGTATGCTGGAAAGTAG
- a CDS encoding AsmA-like C-terminal region-containing protein — protein MLRSLAPQTIGETARRQFLSKLQNHYPSLNVSIRRGHFDPDMGLTFEGIRIAESTSGGRWSLRDLVRIERLTVVGSFDTQRMMDQQNPIVTNRIIVQGVQANAWLDGAGDLSLAKLMPLPSFGPGAPRTDIRSAKLSFFGEGDRAKPIDAELQDVVVLKAQLPEHDASSTRSTSTAPDLVLADQEITLRGIADFVDQFAAKIVIQDGNIDTRLSAGGIRIDRAMLDRLPSEWTSSIREIHDVSCALDAKLAAYFPANGTPNFQLESNLYDGRFSHPSLPYSVTGMRGKFQCDPKGVKIEAAQALLGDALVLVHGHVDGYDLMDSEVDLDVSTRGLMLDRRIASSLPIQVQEQWNKIQPVGRVDIDAKLNRVDRQWEKVVDLTCNGVDVQYEKFPYPVEQVIGKITMRGDTIAATNLSARVGGRRMQCAFRIPSRPGLTPEKSFVISTDGPVPINEALLNALSPMGSTKQSKMEKFVRSLEPSGSIQLANAIFITDKNNQKTRKIDLSVVDGGLRYDQFAYRLYNVAGTIKVDNDLVHINGFRATNANAGAVQCDGLYRMPTTNQTQVQTESRLALKFRATNVLMDESLRQSLPASSQQVWDAISPSGILDQLDVRLTQMGSGNPLAMDITAEQIAHDQVTNRTLSLRPPALPYRIDVTGGKVRFDGSKVWIDSLDGRHDASKLSANGMCSPGPDGRWVLALDLHSGSRLHPDGELIASLPPQMREAMRRLQLRGPVSVRGKTQLALPSERLPQTAIDWDLVLQLEGNRIADVGPVHSIRGGLSVRGHSDQNVLRAEGQVNIDSMHAFDQQIAAIHGPFSIVDDRLTLGDVQTSTPISGELFDGKVDMNGDLLLSSGNFDISMAILDAQVPTLLAEYGYTDQDFTGELTGQAQLQGNLETTDLLKGTGAVRMSGANMYKLPFLIQVMNLLRISPSEDHAFTDAEMEFTLFGDTVTFSDMQIWGELVTLHGGGTLDHRRELDLTFNTRVSPKNTFSRVFRPLNSQRYTLWTIDVRGPMANPQIERRALDGVSETLGRWFPGRKESSNAEFDESGSSPRTANGQPSRRQ, from the coding sequence GTGCTTCGTTCCCTTGCGCCGCAAACGATTGGGGAAACGGCGCGACGGCAGTTCTTGTCGAAGTTGCAGAACCACTACCCATCGCTGAACGTCTCAATTCGTCGCGGGCACTTTGACCCCGATATGGGGCTAACGTTCGAAGGCATCCGGATTGCCGAGTCGACCAGCGGAGGACGTTGGAGTCTTCGCGATCTTGTTCGCATCGAGCGATTGACCGTGGTCGGATCTTTCGATACTCAGCGAATGATGGATCAACAAAATCCGATTGTTACCAATCGAATCATTGTTCAAGGAGTTCAGGCCAACGCTTGGCTCGATGGCGCGGGGGACCTGTCTCTTGCCAAGCTGATGCCATTGCCCAGTTTTGGACCGGGTGCACCGAGGACTGACATTCGATCGGCAAAGTTAAGCTTCTTTGGTGAAGGCGACCGAGCCAAACCGATTGATGCTGAGCTTCAAGACGTGGTTGTATTAAAAGCCCAGCTACCCGAACACGATGCTTCAAGCACAAGATCCACGTCGACGGCGCCGGATTTGGTTTTAGCCGACCAGGAAATCACGTTGCGGGGCATTGCGGATTTTGTTGATCAGTTCGCTGCGAAGATTGTCATTCAAGATGGCAACATTGACACACGTTTATCCGCGGGCGGCATACGTATTGATCGTGCAATGCTTGACCGTTTACCGAGTGAGTGGACAAGTTCAATCCGCGAGATTCATGATGTTTCGTGCGCACTCGATGCAAAGCTGGCCGCCTACTTCCCGGCTAACGGTACGCCAAATTTTCAGTTGGAATCTAATCTCTATGATGGTCGGTTTTCCCACCCATCGTTGCCGTATTCAGTCACTGGCATGCGAGGCAAGTTTCAGTGTGATCCGAAGGGAGTGAAAATCGAGGCAGCTCAGGCTTTATTGGGCGATGCTTTGGTTCTTGTTCACGGCCATGTGGACGGTTACGACTTAATGGACAGCGAGGTGGACTTGGATGTTTCCACTCGCGGTCTAATGCTCGATCGCCGTATCGCATCATCTCTTCCGATCCAGGTCCAAGAACAATGGAACAAGATTCAACCGGTGGGACGCGTTGATATCGACGCAAAACTGAACCGCGTCGATCGCCAGTGGGAAAAAGTCGTTGATCTGACCTGCAATGGTGTAGACGTTCAGTACGAGAAGTTTCCGTACCCCGTCGAGCAAGTGATTGGCAAAATCACAATGCGGGGTGACACAATTGCGGCTACCAATCTGAGTGCACGGGTTGGTGGGCGGCGAATGCAATGCGCCTTTCGAATTCCGTCGCGACCGGGACTGACCCCCGAAAAGTCATTCGTGATCTCGACGGATGGCCCAGTGCCGATCAATGAAGCTTTGCTTAACGCGTTGTCGCCCATGGGAAGCACAAAGCAATCCAAGATGGAGAAATTTGTTCGTTCGCTTGAACCATCGGGAAGCATCCAACTTGCGAACGCCATCTTCATTACAGACAAGAACAATCAAAAGACCAGAAAGATTGATTTGAGCGTTGTGGATGGCGGCCTTCGATATGACCAGTTTGCGTACCGACTTTACAACGTGGCTGGCACAATCAAAGTCGACAACGATCTCGTTCATATCAATGGATTTCGAGCGACGAACGCCAACGCAGGTGCTGTGCAATGCGACGGGTTGTACCGGATGCCAACAACGAATCAAACGCAGGTCCAAACCGAGTCGCGGCTTGCCTTGAAGTTTAGGGCCACAAATGTGTTGATGGACGAATCGTTGCGTCAATCACTTCCCGCGTCGAGCCAACAAGTGTGGGATGCCATTTCGCCGAGCGGGATTCTTGATCAGTTGGACGTGCGTCTAACTCAGATGGGATCGGGCAACCCGTTGGCAATGGATATTACTGCGGAACAAATCGCGCACGATCAGGTCACCAACCGTACGCTGAGCTTGCGTCCGCCGGCACTGCCTTATCGCATCGATGTCACCGGAGGCAAAGTTCGGTTTGACGGTTCGAAGGTCTGGATTGATTCACTCGACGGACGTCACGATGCATCGAAGTTGTCGGCTAATGGGATGTGTTCGCCGGGACCAGATGGTCGTTGGGTACTGGCACTTGATCTGCACAGTGGCAGTCGTTTGCATCCCGACGGGGAATTGATCGCCTCTTTGCCACCGCAAATGCGAGAAGCGATGCGACGATTGCAATTAAGAGGCCCGGTGAGTGTGCGTGGAAAGACGCAGTTGGCGCTGCCGAGCGAACGGCTTCCTCAAACCGCGATCGATTGGGATCTAGTACTGCAACTTGAAGGAAACCGAATTGCAGACGTCGGACCAGTCCATTCCATCCGCGGTGGCTTGTCTGTGCGTGGGCACAGTGACCAAAACGTGTTACGAGCCGAAGGGCAAGTCAACATTGATTCCATGCACGCATTCGATCAACAAATTGCGGCAATTCATGGACCGTTTTCAATTGTCGACGACCGACTTACTCTCGGCGACGTGCAGACTTCGACTCCCATTAGTGGCGAGTTGTTTGACGGGAAAGTCGACATGAATGGTGATCTACTCTTGTCGTCTGGGAACTTCGATATCTCGATGGCAATCCTCGATGCCCAAGTTCCTACGTTGTTGGCGGAGTACGGATATACCGACCAAGACTTCACGGGTGAATTGACGGGGCAAGCGCAACTTCAAGGCAATCTAGAAACCACTGATTTGCTTAAGGGGACCGGTGCCGTCAGAATGTCAGGAGCCAACATGTATAAGTTGCCATTCTTGATCCAAGTGATGAATCTGCTTCGCATCAGTCCTTCAGAAGATCACGCGTTCACGGATGCTGAAATGGAGTTCACCTTGTTCGGTGATACTGTCACGTTCAGTGACATGCAGATCTGGGGAGAACTGGTGACGCTGCATGGCGGTGGAACGTTGGATCACCGGCGGGAACTTGACTTAACATTCAATACGCGAGTGAGTCCTAAAAACACGTTCTCGCGAGTATTTCGTCCGCTCAATAGCCAACGCTATACGCTCTGGACAATTGATGTGCGGGGGCCGATGGCAAACCCTCAAATTGAACGTCGAGCGCTCGATGGTGTTAGCGAAACTTTGGGGCGTTGGTTTCCTGGCCGAAAAGAATCCTCCAACGCTGAATTTGACGAGTCAGGTAGCTCACCACGCACCGCAAACGGACAACCAAGTCGCAGGCAATAG
- a CDS encoding DUF4272 domain-containing protein, whose translation MKVIAYSTLREVREPDFPCQVLEVQTRETPGFVSHLNGMIGWACDSGEANMTPILYSVLRHLERTRNQVQMEIRDSDLEHLAQWGRRSNSIYWLADQTLRDPDGAILVDRENDQVNELASVPFPDDARLRNQKNRERLAQRGISVIDTLPPIPGESEVVIRPSDEVAWRSLALFITAVRAESVATDQPISAEQLKAKSPMSFEAMTPNELAFLETDQPDTQQVINFAWRYEALFALQWALGLHDQLKFPDQICDVPRVAETMVDYSDRDLVLHARLRPVDELLDAIDLNGQMLWAARQARIENREPPENLDGGVLSERQHAFNWLIRLGEAPWDDVDTPT comes from the coding sequence ATGAAAGTGATCGCGTACAGCACGCTGCGAGAAGTTCGCGAACCTGATTTTCCCTGCCAAGTCCTCGAGGTTCAGACTCGCGAAACGCCAGGATTTGTGTCGCATCTTAATGGGATGATTGGTTGGGCCTGCGATTCAGGCGAAGCCAATATGACACCCATTTTGTATTCCGTACTGCGGCATTTGGAACGAACTCGAAATCAAGTCCAGATGGAAATTCGAGATAGCGACCTCGAACATTTGGCCCAGTGGGGACGACGCAGCAATTCCATCTACTGGCTTGCTGATCAAACCCTGCGAGACCCAGATGGTGCGATTTTGGTGGATCGCGAGAACGACCAAGTGAACGAACTGGCATCGGTCCCATTTCCCGACGACGCTCGGCTACGCAATCAAAAAAATCGCGAGCGTTTAGCTCAACGTGGAATTAGCGTGATCGACACGTTGCCGCCAATTCCTGGGGAAAGCGAGGTCGTGATACGCCCGTCGGACGAAGTGGCATGGCGGAGCTTGGCATTGTTCATCACCGCCGTACGAGCGGAATCGGTTGCCACTGATCAGCCGATATCCGCCGAACAGCTCAAGGCAAAGTCTCCGATGTCATTCGAAGCAATGACACCCAACGAATTGGCATTCCTGGAAACGGATCAGCCCGACACCCAGCAAGTCATCAATTTTGCGTGGCGATACGAGGCGTTGTTTGCTCTTCAGTGGGCTTTGGGACTTCACGACCAATTGAAGTTTCCCGACCAAATTTGTGACGTTCCACGGGTGGCTGAAACCATGGTGGATTATTCCGACCGAGATTTGGTTTTGCACGCGCGGTTGCGACCGGTGGACGAATTGTTGGACGCAATCGACCTCAACGGACAAATGCTCTGGGCGGCTCGTCAGGCCAGGATCGAAAACCGAGAGCCTCCGGAAAACCTCGACGGCGGAGTACTGAGTGAGCGTCAGCACGCCTTCAACTGGCTCATTCGGCTCGGTGAGGCACCTTGGGACGATGTCGACACACCGACGTAG
- the bshB1 gene encoding bacillithiol biosynthesis deacetylase BshB1: protein MTKIHTCHPRDLPEIEPLDMLVVAPHPDDAELGMGGTIAKMVDEGMRVGILDLTTGEPTPNGSEEIRRAETVKATEILNVSWRANAGLINRKLEATLEARQLIASYFRMTRPRWIFAPYWNDAHPDHVAATALIEAARFWAKLSKTDMPGERFHPERMYYYFCIHLRLAIEPAWIVDISEHWQRKQASIEAYHSQFVVGRPTEPISMLDRLHADAIHWGTLIARHYGEPFATKEPLAMNSLRDLI from the coding sequence ATGACGAAGATTCACACCTGCCATCCACGCGATTTGCCTGAGATCGAACCGCTCGACATGTTGGTCGTTGCTCCTCATCCCGATGATGCCGAATTGGGAATGGGGGGCACTATCGCCAAAATGGTGGACGAGGGGATGAGGGTCGGGATTCTAGATTTAACGACGGGTGAACCCACTCCCAATGGCAGCGAAGAAATCCGCCGCGCCGAGACGGTGAAGGCTACCGAGATCCTGAACGTTTCTTGGCGAGCGAATGCGGGTTTGATCAATCGAAAACTCGAAGCCACTCTCGAAGCAAGGCAATTGATCGCAAGTTACTTTCGTATGACGCGACCTCGTTGGATCTTCGCTCCCTATTGGAACGATGCACACCCTGATCACGTTGCCGCAACAGCGCTGATCGAAGCTGCTCGTTTCTGGGCCAAGCTCAGCAAAACAGACATGCCGGGCGAACGATTTCATCCCGAACGCATGTACTACTATTTCTGCATTCATTTGCGACTGGCCATCGAACCGGCATGGATTGTGGATATCAGCGAGCATTGGCAACGCAAGCAAGCGTCAATCGAGGCTTACCATAGCCAGTTCGTCGTGGGTCGCCCTACCGAACCTATTTCGATGTTGGACCGATTGCATGCCGACGCGATTCATTGGGGAACCCTGATCGCTCGCCACTATGGTGAACCATTTGCAACGAAGGAACCGCTGGCGATGAACTCGCTTCGTGATCTTATTTAG
- a CDS encoding glycosyltransferase family protein, which produces MSSFPTSRSTPSPVPRLSIVVPLLGDSTRFESTLISVLENRPEHCEVIVCHDGSYDDPFDLCDEVRFAVASSDQLLDLVHAGARAAHGRFVHVIGDALQATLGWADAAIEKFEHFDCGSVMPVIRNASSDKIIAAGWQDASDRLCKPVGQGKKDASKTGVKVAGAYINGSFWRRDLLRSLHDAVSTTSVTEATVAYEYLSRKSGWRCVVATQSNLRCDSSDLVIDAPCFSRGASLRGMRGVFYQGNFASAVQSALKAAICNVARPGLLMESLGQVFGPTKSASIASRISSQYVVSCDQREVIVKFPAQDTPASVRRAA; this is translated from the coding sequence GTGTCTTCTTTCCCAACCTCGCGATCCACGCCGTCGCCCGTACCGCGACTGTCGATCGTCGTTCCTCTGCTCGGCGATTCAACTCGATTTGAATCGACTTTGATCAGTGTGTTAGAAAATCGCCCCGAGCATTGCGAAGTAATCGTATGCCACGATGGTAGCTACGATGACCCCTTTGATCTGTGCGACGAAGTGCGATTCGCAGTCGCCTCATCTGATCAACTGCTCGACCTCGTTCACGCCGGAGCCCGCGCCGCGCACGGACGTTTCGTCCACGTCATTGGCGATGCACTCCAAGCAACTCTCGGTTGGGCGGATGCTGCCATCGAAAAATTTGAGCATTTTGATTGCGGGTCGGTGATGCCAGTCATCCGCAATGCGTCATCCGACAAGATCATCGCTGCGGGATGGCAAGACGCAAGCGATCGTCTTTGCAAACCAGTGGGCCAAGGCAAGAAAGATGCCAGCAAGACCGGCGTGAAGGTTGCCGGAGCCTACATCAACGGATCGTTTTGGCGACGAGATTTGCTGCGTTCGCTTCACGATGCCGTTAGCACTACTAGCGTGACGGAAGCCACCGTCGCCTATGAGTACCTATCACGAAAATCCGGTTGGCGATGCGTCGTTGCCACTCAATCGAATTTGAGATGCGATTCGAGCGACTTGGTCATTGATGCACCATGTTTCAGTCGTGGAGCAAGCTTGCGAGGCATGCGTGGGGTGTTCTATCAAGGCAACTTTGCAAGTGCGGTTCAATCGGCGTTGAAGGCGGCGATTTGCAATGTGGCTCGACCAGGTTTGTTAATGGAATCGCTTGGCCAAGTTTTTGGGCCAACGAAGTCGGCGTCCATTGCTTCGCGGATCAGTTCCCAATACGTCGTTAGCTGTGACCAACGCGAAGTAATCGTGAAGTTTCCAGCACAAGACACGCCGGCATCTGTCCGTCGTGCGGCATAG